The Ostrea edulis chromosome 1, xbOstEdul1.1, whole genome shotgun sequence genomic sequence TTCAACGCTTGATAACAATTCGTGTTATGAATCCAAGTGTCGCCGAGGCGTCGCATAAACGCTTTGATTTCTTGATGCATCGGGGGTAATccgtaagaatcaaaatattctatgATGGGGCTGTTCAAATACAAACACACCCAGTGGGCTCCGGGGCGATGATGAGGGTCTGTATTGATCACGATCGCTTTTTGGTGGGGTAAGATCTCCGGTAATACATCTCTAGGATACACACCTCCAAACGCAGGGCCTAAATCTCGAGATAAGACGTCTCTCAATTGATACGTGTCCATCAGTAATCGATGCTGACTTCtcgttgtttgttgatttctagCAAATTGTCAAAGACGGCATACACCACGCAGTTTAAGGTCGTCGCTATGCTGTCGGCAAATTGTACTTCTACTCTCAGGTTCTCCGtctgtatgagatgaaatttatccgtCTGAGCTTCTTGATCTTTGGTGAAATCCATACACCATAGGGTGTAACCGTTTTTATACTCTTCCAGAGTAATGTCGGGAGCCCAATCTTGCCCTAATTTTCCCAATCCTTTGTACAGACTTAAATACGATCTCAGATACTGATCGGCCGTGAAATTCGGTTCCAGGGGACGAGTTTCCATCATGTCTCCATTGATACTGACTTCTAATTTTTTGATTTTCTGATTTTGGAAATTAAACGGATTTTTATCATCATCCCCGTTAAAGGCGGCGTTTTCCACAAACCCCAAGAGGATGAGTTTGGGCATCTGACCTTGGAATAGGTGATCGGTGATTTTCGATTGGGTCCCGGTGGGGATCGTGAACGTTTTCACTTCCACTCTTCTCAATGGGTATTTAGCTGTTTGAGTACTCAGCTGTTGATTGATCAGATTGATGATCGTTGGAGTCGGTTTGACTTTTCTCACCCACAACACCATACTTTGAATGACTACTTTCCCACTACTTCCGGCATCGGTCATCATGTAGAATTGAGGTCTGGTACGATTGAATCGGAGACGGACGTCTACTCCGTTCGGCAGACATTTCTCTTGCTgaaacaaatccagatgtaAACGGTCCATCAAGACAATTTCCTTACTGTTATTTATTTTGTGGTGACGTTTTCTCAACCCCACATTCTGAGAATCGTTGGGATATATTGGGGTAGGGATGACAGCATTGATGTTGACTTTATCATTAGCTACGGGAAATTCCTTTGGAGGTTGAACCAGAGCAGAATACTCTCGATCTTCCATTTGACCGGCGGTATCTTTTTCCCACAAGGTACAGGCTCTCATCTGAGTTTTCAGAGTTTTGGGGGCATAAGACAGTAATTTTTCCAAGTAGGCTTTGTACGGGTAAGTATCCGTTCCGGGGGTAATGACTTTCCCATTGAGACTCACATCGATTTCACTGAATAAggaatgtaagatgttattgaCCGGGGTAGAAGTAGAACCCGCTCCCGTGAGAGCCGTCCCGTCTGCTTTGGTGAATTTACAGACCATCTGGAGATACGATTGAgataaatccagatattcatctccttgacctttgatttcaaattcaatggtAGCCGTATCCGAATTTAACGTACTGGAAATCGGATAATATTCCATCCATTTAGAGTCTTCTAAAGTGACGTTTGTCGGGGGAACTTTAAACAGTTCCAAACTGTCGGTCCCGCACGCGCAGGATTCTCTGTGCATCATTTTTGAACGATGTGTTACTGATCGTTGTTAGGAATCAAATGGGTTCACCCCTCCCTCACATCTCCTTTTTATAGGTTCAGTCGAAAATGTCGAGAGATCGTTTCTTCTTACCCCGGACCGGTGCCTGGGGCTTTCTTTTACGCGGTCCTCCTAAGAGACGTTGTTGAGAGGGGGTCTTGGACTGTCTCTTTCGATGTCCTCGTGCACCGGCCTGTCTTGTACGGGGTCCCCCTCTTGCTAAAAGACGATGTTTGGCCATACCGGCTGTATTCTTAGCGGCTCGTATACCATGTGTCTTAAGAGCGTCTTTGAGAGATCtcttattttctaaaacatctAACCCCGTCTTTGCGGCGGCCGTCAAAGCTTGTTTAGCTCCCGTTTTGAGTAAATCGGTAAAAAACCCTTTTCCTctctgttttcttttctttctcctCATAGCGGTTGCTAACGCCTCCCTATCGATAAAAA encodes the following:
- the LOC125656337 gene encoding uncharacterized protein F54H12.2-like; translated protein: MMHRESCACGTDSLELFKVPPTNVTLEDSKWMEYYPISSTLNSDTATIEFEIKGQGDEYLDLSQSYLQMVCKFTKADGTALTGAGSTSTPVNNILHSLFSEIDVSLNGKVITPGTDTYPYKAYLEKLLSYAPKTLKTQMRACTLWEKDTAGQMEDREYSALVQPPKEFPVANDKVNINAVIPTPIYPNDSQNVGLRKRHHKINNSKEIVLMDRLHLDLFQQEKCLPNGVDVRLRFNRTRPQFYMMTDAGSSGKVVIQSMVLWVRKVKPTPTIINLINQQLSTQTAKYPLRRVEVKTFTIPTGTQSKITDHLFQGQMPKLILLGFVENAAFNGDDDKNPFNFQNQKIKKLEVSINGDMMETRPLEPNFTADQYLRSYLSLYKGLGKLGQDWAPDITLEEYKNGYTLWCMDFTKDQEAQTDKFHLIQTENLRVEVQFADSIATTLNCVVYAVFDNLLEINKQREVSIDY